The Cryomorphaceae bacterium 1068 region GACGGTAGATTGCTTCGTTGATCATTTTCTTTTCCAGAGCGGTGAGGTGCCAGCTCAATGGAATTTCTTCATCTAACTCATAGCGCAACTCCAAAGGAATTTTATAAATGGGTACCTCATATGACGATTGCAAGATTTCAAGGAGTTGATCCATATTGTAATCTTGGTCATTGAAGTAATTTCCATAGAACGATCCGATCGGATTTGTTAAGCGATCGAGAATGGAGACATTGCCTTCTTTGGGTTCGGTAAATTTCTCTGTGTCTCGAATCTGAAGTATGATAATACCGCTGGTGTTTTCTTCAATCCAATCCTGAAATACCTTAAGGTACTGGGCCGTGATTTTGGTACCTAGGTTATCCCTGAGCCCTGCGTCCATCACTTCTATTTTCGGCTCTGTGGGCAGATTGGCATAGGGCATGATGTAGGGGAAAGTGGCGTTCATCCGAAGCGCTGACGTAAAGCGCAAATCATTGGCATCGTGCTGCGAAAAGATTCTGCCGAATTCGATGTTTTCACTGCCAATATTGAGCTGATCTCTTAAGTCGGGATATTCATAACTCAGAAAAGAAATGGGCTGGGATGATATGAGTAATCGCCTACCGTCATTTGTAATAGAAGGTGCCATCACAATCATGGGAATCAATCCACCCGAAACCGGTTTATAATAGTCATGAAGTTTTTTGTTCATGACGTTGTCCGTATTGCGATTAAGCTGGTTTTCGAATGTCTTTCCTCTGTCGAGGATGTAAGATTTCCCATCAACCTGTGTCCTTCTGAAGCGAATAAAAATATCGTTTGTCGCGAAAGTGAACAGGACACGATTGAGAATATCACTTGAAGATTTATCTCGGTATGTCTGGCCGTATATGCTCTCGCCTAAAGAATCTTTTCTCAGTACCAGTTCTCTGAAAAAGGAAGCCCCGATTATTCCCCCTGACGAGCCAGTCATCAATACGGAATGTTGCATCAGTTTACCTAGTGTTATGCTGTCTGCGTATTGCAGGGTGCGCATTGTCCAAAGTGTCGACCTAAGGCCACCCCCCGTCGCATTTACAATTACCAGTTTTGGCTTTTCAGACTTGTCTCTTCCACCGATCTGAATCACTTTTGATTTCAAGATTCGCTCATGGTGCTCCCTGTCGATATTTACTCGAACCAGATCGTTGTTCAAGCTATCAATGGTGGCAAGATTGTAGGCCACCGGCTCCTTGTCATAGTTGAGGCCGTAAGCGTAATTGGCTTGATTCAAAATGTCCCAATTCGAAGAAGCCCAGTTTACCAAAAGAAAGAGAATCACGAAGAAAGTCAGCGTCCACCCTTTAAGTCGGGACATGACAATGCTGATGGCCATCAATACTACCGTAAATACCAAGCATACACTAGCGGCAGCTGGTATCACAAAAAAATCGTTGTGTTGAAAGATTCCGATCACAAAGAAGACTAGTACGATAATGGCTTCAAAAAGAGAAGCGTTCACGTGGTTTTGGTAGAAGACTTTTTTCAGTGTTTCAGTATCGTAGTGTTGCGATTCGCGAGCCAGATTCACCCGAAACGGATTTACCAGATACGTATCAACTCTCCAGCGTGAGCCCTCGGTGACGCTCGGAATTCTATACCCCCTTTTTTTATTGCGGGCTATACTCTTCTCTAGTTTCGCTTCAAACTCAGCTTCCGAAAGCCCTGTAATTTTGAAGATGTTTTTATTGGTAGGGAAAAAGTAAATAAATGCCAAGCCGATGAACAGGGCGTTTCCAAAAAGGAAAGCCGACATGTCTAGGAAAATCTCAAAACTGGTCTTTAGTTCGATCGCTCCCAAGAAAGCTGAAGAACTCCAGATATAGGTAATAATAAATGCAACAGGTATAATGAAGTTGTTGATGCAAAACTTAAAGAATGGTCTTGAGAGTGTTCCTAGGAAAGGGAAACGATGTGCATGGTTAATGTAGGTGTATATGTTGAATGCCATAATAAAGGCACCCAAGGCAAAACCAAGAATCATGAATGAAGTGATCCCCACAACGCCTTGATATTCCGGGGAAAGAAATTGAGAAGGAATTCCCAGTTTGTTGGCGAAAGCCTGGGTTGTAAATGCGAATAGAACGATCCAAAATAATAACAAGAAGTGGTTTCGCTTCAAATGGAGCAATGCCAATTGAAACGGAAAAAAGTACCAAAATCGATTTTGCTTCTGCCTATTTGTGGGCTTAGCTACCATAAGGGGTGTTCTTCTTGTTACTTACGCAAAACCATCTACTTCGGTTATCCTGCTTTATGCGATTGCCTTCATCACTTTTTTATTGATTTCTTTTTCGTGCTCATCTGCTGCCTTTTCTAACTTTTCAACTTCCGAAATAGCCTGACTTACAAAGTCTAAATCATTGAATCCTTTTAGGTTGATTCGCACATTCATGGCAGCTCCTTTTACAGCTGCCCGAGCGCATAGAGCTCCGACCCCCGCATCAGTAATGGAATTCGGATTACCAATTTCTACCATGGCTTTGATCACTCCAAAAGATTCGTTTGCCAGGCGAGCCACTTTCAAAGGAACTTCTGCCGCATATTTTGTGGCATCTGAAATCGCCTTTTTTCTGGCTTGAATTTCTTCGGGCTTGTCTTTTGGCATTCCGAAGGCCTTCATGATTTCGTTGAAGGCCGCCGTATCTTCATCAACGGCTGCAATGAGTTTTTCTTTCAATTCCTGACCTTTCTCGGCCCATTGGGAGAATTCTGACCATCGGTCATCCCATCCGCGCTTGTGCGAAGAAAGATTAGCCACCATAGTTGCGAGCGAAATTCCCAAACTACCGATGTAAGCCGAAACACTTCCACCTCCCGGGGCGGGAGATTCTGAAGCAGTTTCATCCGCAAAAGCTGTCAAACTCATATCGACCAATTTCTTAGTCGAATCATCTTTGATCATGTACTCGATCACTTTTTTGTATGGATCGAAAGGGGTCAGGTCATCTAATCCGAGACTCTTTACGGCAATTTTTACTTTCTCAGATTCCGAGATGCCCAATGAGCGCTCTTGCTTTTTCAGAAAGTAATCTGCCGCATCGAGCAGTGATTGAAGCGGAACCAAACCTACAATTTCTGAACCCGTGACGCGGATTCCGCGATCTCTTGCCTTCTCGCAAGCTTCGTCAAACGCCTTGTGCACTGGGGTGATTTTGATATTTGTGAGATTCAGCGAAAGCTGGGCAATGCCATATTCCTCAATGTACCACCCAATTCCTTTTACCGCTTTCAGCGTCCCCGGTATTCTGACTGGCTCTCCGTTTTCGTCGGTGACTACTTTGCCGGTAAGGCCATCTCCATCTTTCTTCACTCTTCCTGCCTCGCGTATATCAAAGGCGATGGCATTAGCTCTTCGAGCCGAAGTTGTATTCAAATTGACGTTGTAGGCTACCAAGAAGTCTCGCGCCGAAATTGCTGTCGCTCCTGTTCCTTTCACCGAGTCGTTAAATTCAGCAGGGCCGAAATCGGGCTTCCATTCGGGCTTACTCAGTTTGTCCAAGCCTTCGTATTCACCCGATCGGCAGTAGGCCAGGTTTTTACGTTTTGGCTCTTTGGCTGCATTCTCGTAGAAATAGCCTGGAATTCCCAACTCTCTTCCTACTCGTTCGCCGAGTTTGTGAGCGTATTTGGCAACTTCTTCCATCTCAATTCCTGAGATAGGCACCAGCGGACAAACATCGGTAGCGCCCATTCGTGGATGCTCTCCTTTCTGCTT contains the following coding sequences:
- the ftcD gene encoding glutamate formimidoyltransferase; the encoded protein is MSALIECVPNISEGRDPKIIKEIASVVETVEGVKLLDVDPGKSTNRTVITFVGAPEPVIEAAFRLIKKASELIDMRKQKGEHPRMGATDVCPLVPISGIEMEEVAKYAHKLGERVGRELGIPGYFYENAAKEPKRKNLAYCRSGEYEGLDKLSKPEWKPDFGPAEFNDSVKGTGATAISARDFLVAYNVNLNTTSARRANAIAFDIREAGRVKKDGDGLTGKVVTDENGEPVRIPGTLKAVKGIGWYIEEYGIAQLSLNLTNIKITPVHKAFDEACEKARDRGIRVTGSEIVGLVPLQSLLDAADYFLKKQERSLGISESEKVKIAVKSLGLDDLTPFDPYKKVIEYMIKDDSTKKLVDMSLTAFADETASESPAPGGGSVSAYIGSLGISLATMVANLSSHKRGWDDRWSEFSQWAEKGQELKEKLIAAVDEDTAAFNEIMKAFGMPKDKPEEIQARKKAISDATKYAAEVPLKVARLANESFGVIKAMVEIGNPNSITDAGVGALCARAAVKGAAMNVRINLKGFNDLDFVSQAISEVEKLEKAADEHEKEINKKVMKAIA